From a single Nymphaea colorata isolate Beijing-Zhang1983 chromosome 4, ASM883128v2, whole genome shotgun sequence genomic region:
- the LOC116253732 gene encoding uncharacterized protein LOC116253732 gives MATSPMLRSSPIAGSRSQGAASLGMFSFEKLNLHNRRIQDNMLGYSKHFQNGSSIQLQHIKRLQPVKASSTEMPQKIHRSSSSGNVRIGINGFGRIGRLVLRVATEGNSVEVVAVNDPFIDTKYMAYMLKYDSTHGRFNGTVKVLDDSTLEINGKKIFITNKRDPTEIPWGIHGAEYVVESSGVFTTIEKASAHLKTGAKKVVISAPSADAPMFVVGVNEQAYKPDMNIVSNASCTTNCLAPLAKVVHEEFGIMEGLMTTVHATTATQKTVDGPSMKDWRGGRGAGQNIIPSSTGAAKAVGKVLPQLNGRLTGMAFRVPTPNVSVVDLTCRLERPASYEDVKATIKAAASEGPLKGILGYTDEDVVSNDFVGDSRSSIFDAKAGIGLSASFMKLVSWYDNEWGYSNRVVDLIEHMALVSSSN, from the exons ATGGCAACCTCTCCGATGCTCAGATCGTCGCCCATTGCGGGTTCGCGATCGCAAGGCGCGGCCTCGCTTGGG atgttttcttttgaaaagctCAACCTGCATAACAGGAGGATTCAGGATAACATGTTGGGATACTCCAAACATTTCCAAAATGGTTCCTCGATTCA GCTCCAACATATCAAGAGGTTGCAACCTGTAAAAGCTTCCTCAACTGAGATGCCTCAAAAAATCCATC GGTCTTCGAGCAGTGGAAATGTAAGGATTGGAATTAATG GATTTGGCCGTATTGGAAGGCTGGTCTTGCGTGTAGCCACAGAGGGCAACAGTGTTGAGGTTGTGGCAGTGAATGATCCGTTTATTGACACCAAATATAtg GCATACATGCTCAAGTATGATTCAACACATGGGCGGTTCAATGGTACAGTCAAGGTCTTAGATGATTCAACATTGGAGATCAATGGCAAGAAGATATTTATTACTAACAAAAG GGACCCAACAGAGATACCTTGGGGCATTCATGGAGCTGAGTATGTAGTTGAATCTTCGGGAGTTTTCACTACAATTGAAAAGGCCTCCGCACATCTGAAG ACTGGTGCAAAGAAAGTGGTGATATCTGCTCCTTCAGCTGATGCCCCCATGTTTGTAGTCGGTGTAAATGAGCAGGCTTACAAACCTGACATGAATATTGTCTCAAATGCAAGTTGTACGACTAACTGTTTGGCTCCTCTTGCCAAG GTAGTGCATGAGGAATTTGGCATCATGGAAGGCCTTATGACTACCGTACATGCAACAACGG CTACTCAGAAAACCGTAGATGGTCCTTCAATGAAGGATTGGCGAGGAGGTCGTGGGGCTGGGCAAAATATCATCCCAAGTTCCACCGGTGCTGCAAAG GCTGTGGGTAAAGTGCTTCCTCAGCTTAATGGGAGACTCACTGGCATGGCCTTTCGTGTTCCTACTCCTAATGTTTCTGTTGTGGATCTTACCTGTCGATTGGAGAGGCCTGCATCATATGAGGATGTGAAGGCAACAATAAA GGCTGCTGCTTCAGAAGGTCCCCTCAAAGGAATTCTTGGATACACAGATGAGGATGTTGTCTCAAATGATTTTGTAGGTGACTCAAG GTCAAGCATCTTTGATGCAAAGGCAGGCATTGGATTAAGTGCCTCGTTCATGAAGCTTGTTTCGTGGTATGACAATGAGTGGGGTTACAG CAACCGCGTTGTTGACCTGATTGAGCACATGGCGTTGGTCTCCTCCAGCAATTGA